The following are from one region of the Treponema denticola genome:
- a CDS encoding NFACT RNA binding domain-containing protein: MSLNNKEIDLILEELKLEGYFIQKIIQPSYTALVFYLYKDKPLTLFISLDAGACRLHATRKKIPKFDKPMRFMELLKSRIKGGKILKAEQLNEDRIIRLHISSGAGGFFLYLRLWSGAANIVLTDENNLIIDAFYRRPKKGEISGGTWLTPEPQKIKKQDYCVREYDKTKTFNEAVEEWYINNAPKVSKEALLDEAENLYGTKILKIEKALLKLKAKREEFLNAQSLKNAGDLLFSNLHLIKKGMKFIELEDYTKNGAKINITLEPLKTPQENANLYYEKYKKAVSGLEALEEDIISAEKEIEKLKEKIEKIKTEENPYLIQKILQKEKIPVQQKAKNTKTAPGLKFFSEGWTILVGRTAAENDELLRHFVKGADLWLHTRDYAGGYVFIKARAGKSIPLPVLIKAGNLAVFYSKARKNGQADLYTTQVKYLRRAKNAPKGTVLPTHEKNLSIKLDEKILKQLEEEKISAL, translated from the coding sequence ATGTCCTTAAACAATAAAGAAATAGATCTAATTCTTGAAGAGCTGAAATTAGAGGGCTATTTTATTCAAAAAATAATTCAGCCATCTTATACAGCCTTGGTCTTTTATCTTTACAAAGATAAACCTCTTACTCTTTTTATTTCTCTTGATGCCGGAGCATGCCGGCTTCATGCTACACGTAAAAAAATTCCAAAATTCGATAAGCCTATGCGTTTTATGGAGCTTTTAAAATCCAGAATCAAGGGCGGGAAAATTCTAAAAGCGGAACAACTAAACGAAGACAGAATCATACGTCTTCATATTTCAAGCGGAGCAGGAGGCTTTTTTTTATATTTAAGGCTGTGGAGCGGGGCCGCAAACATAGTTTTAACCGATGAAAATAACCTTATAATCGACGCTTTTTACCGTCGCCCCAAGAAGGGCGAAATATCAGGCGGAACTTGGCTGACTCCAGAACCTCAAAAAATAAAAAAACAAGATTATTGTGTTCGCGAGTATGACAAAACAAAAACTTTTAATGAGGCTGTCGAAGAATGGTATATTAATAATGCTCCAAAGGTTTCAAAAGAAGCCCTGCTGGATGAAGCCGAAAACCTTTACGGAACCAAAATATTAAAAATCGAAAAAGCTCTTTTAAAACTTAAAGCAAAAAGGGAAGAATTTTTAAATGCTCAAAGTTTAAAAAATGCAGGAGATTTGCTTTTTTCAAACCTTCATCTGATAAAAAAGGGAATGAAATTTATAGAACTTGAAGATTACACAAAAAACGGTGCAAAAATAAATATTACTTTGGAGCCCCTAAAAACACCCCAAGAAAATGCAAATCTATATTACGAAAAATATAAAAAAGCCGTTTCTGGTTTAGAGGCCTTGGAAGAAGATATTATATCGGCCGAAAAAGAAATAGAAAAACTAAAAGAAAAAATAGAAAAAATTAAAACGGAAGAAAACCCTTATTTAATTCAAAAAATTCTTCAAAAAGAAAAAATTCCGGTTCAGCAAAAAGCAAAAAACACAAAAACCGCTCCGGGTTTAAAATTCTTTTCGGAAGGTTGGACTATTTTAGTAGGCCGAACGGCAGCCGAAAATGATGAGCTTTTGCGTCATTTTGTTAAGGGGGCTGACCTTTGGCTTCACACAAGGGATTATGCAGGCGGCTATGTTTTTATAAAGGCTAGGGCAGGGAAGAGTATCCCCTTACCTGTTTTGATTAAGGCCGGAAACCTCGCAGTCTTTTATTCAAAGGCGAGAAAAAATGGACAAGCCGATTTATATACCACTCAGGTAAAATATTTACGCAGAGCAAAAAACGCACCCAAAGGAACCGTTCTTCCTACACATGAAAAAAATCTTTCCATAAAACTGGATGAAAAAATCTTAAAACAATTGGAAGAAGAAAAAATATCTGCTTTATAA